Proteins encoded in a region of the Phoenix dactylifera cultivar Barhee BC4 chromosome 3, palm_55x_up_171113_PBpolish2nd_filt_p, whole genome shotgun sequence genome:
- the LOC103719229 gene encoding RNA polymerase sigma factor sigD, chloroplastic, producing MVVRACSLNTALPPPHAVLPKPSAQIPVSSPSLYSSTIGNGSHSVSEEPPTIAAITEAVKLANSALQAARDAMSLALALGEITSSMQANHEKQQMELEQYEGAFKKNAMAAWRRRRRKRRKNRKLSINDDDEADEYSSRYLMEGCSSRSERSRYLTPREEAEFSHYLKQEAMLETAGKQIRDCSPLDSGCAAISASMKRRNSERTLLKARECRERITLSYKRLVVSIATPYQGKGLGLQDLIQEGCIGLLRGARRFDSKKGYKLSTYAYWWIRQAILKAIANKSRMVRMPGNLCEAMNKIMESKSLLRRQLGRNPTYDEIADFAGIGVSSVRIISERSRHPISVDQPVNKQGLTLKDIIPGPDEIRPEVIVNRQEMLQNMGKLLKILNGREQYIIRLHYGLNGETARSCDEIGRLLNLSRERIRQIHCSALRRLREERSLIECLRQSVE from the exons ATGGTTGTACGTGCATGCTCCTTGAACACTGCGCTCCCTCCACCCCATGCTGTGCTTCCAAAGCCCTCAGCTCAAATCCCAGTCTCCTCACCCTCACTTTATTCTTCCACCATCGGAAATGGTTCCCATTCAGTGTCTGAGGAGCCTCCAACAATTGCTGCCATAACTGAAGCAGTGAAGCTTGCAAATTCTGCGCTCCAGGCTGCCAGGGATGCCATGTCTTTGGCTCTAGCACTCGGTGAGATCACGTCATCGATGCAGGCTAACCACGAGAAGCAGCAAATGGAACTAGAACAGTATGAAGGGGCTTTCAAGAAAAATGCCATGGCTGCATGGAGGAGgcggagaaggaagagaagaaagaaccgAAAGTTATCAATCAATGACGATGATGAAGCTGATGAGTATTCCAGCAGGTACTTGATGGAAGGATGCTCATCCAGGTCAGAGCGATCGAGATATCTTACACCAAGGGAAGAGGCTGAGTTCTCTCACTATCTCAAG CAAGAGGCCATGCTAGAGACTGCAGGCAAGCAGATCAGAGACTGCAGTCCTCTGGACTCAGGATGTGCTGCCATTTCTGCTAGCATGAAGAGGAGAAACAGTGAAAGGACATTGCTGAAGGCCAGGGAGTGTAGAGAGAGGATCACCCTCAGCTATAAGCGGCTAGTTGTCTCCATTGCAACTCCGTATCAAGGCAAAGGACTGGGCCTCCAGGACCTCATCCAG GAAGGATGCATAGGACTTCTTCGAGGTGCACGGAGATTTGACTCCAAGAAAGGATATAAACTTTCAACATATGCTTACTGGTGGATCAGGCAAGCAATTCTCAAAGCTATAGCGAACAAATCAAGGATGGTGAGAATGCCG GGGAATTTGTGTGAGGCAATGAACAAGATTATGGAATCTAAGTCTTTGTTAAGAAGGCAGTTAGGGAGAAACCCCACTTATGATGAAATTGCAGACTTCGCCGGCATAGGTGTCTCTAGTGTACGAATTATAAGTGAGAGAAGCAGACATCCGATCTCTGTTGATCAACCTGTGAACAAACAAGGATTGACTCTAAAG GATATCATCCCAGGGCCAGATGAAATAAGACCAGAAGTTATAGTCAATCGACAAGAGATGTTACaaaacatggggaagcttctcaAGATACTGAATGGAAGGGAACAATACATCATAAGGTTGCACTATGGATTAAATGGTGAGACAGCTCGATCATGTGATGAGATTGGGAGATTATTAAACCTTTCTAGGGAGAGAATTCGACAAATTCATTGCAGTGCACTAAGAAGACTCAGGGAAGAGAGGAGTTTAATAGAATGCCTTAGACAAAGTGTTGAATAG
- the LOC103719216 gene encoding protein TRAUCO-like, translating to MDNLRASDKEEEEEWSDALDHIPSHHPPMPSPPCSPPPPLAADFPASSFPPLPSPLPPPHLPLVEEEDREAKENGVLLDTENPHLSAAEPLPSDDTDDDDDVDGAASARKKQKPLSSFTSPSPAAAPPTASAVAAKKPKKKNNNVWTKSTSRKGKKKSKAITHAGPEDTVLMTPMPRFPDKSDDSSEAKICLSRVYKAEKVELSDDRLSAGSTKGYRMVRATRGVMEGAWYFEIKVVRLGETGHTRLGWTMEKGDLQAPVGYDGNSFGYRDMDGTKIHKALREKYGEEGYGEGDVIGFYINLPDGASYAPKPPHLIWYKGQRYVYSADGKDEPPKVIPGSEISFFKNGVCQGVAFADLFGGRYYPAASMYTLPNQPNCEVRFNFGPDFEFFPQDFGERPIPHPMIEVPYHGYDGKIEGPMENGVAEKTN from the exons ATGGACAACCTTCGAGCCTCTgataaggaagaggaggaggagtggAGCGACGCCCTCGACCACATCCCCTCCCATCATCCTCCAATGCCATCTCCTCCCTgttctccgccgccgccgctggcCGCCGACTTCCCCGCCTCCTCCTTCCCTCCGCTGCCATCTCCACTGCCCCCACCGCATCTACCCCtggtagaagaagaagatcgcGAAGCCAAAGAGAACGGCGTACTCCTCGATACCGAAAACCCCCACCTTTCCGCCGCCGAACCCCTGCCCTCCGATGAcaccgacgacgacgacgacgtcgACGGCGCCGCCTCGGCCCGAAAGAAGCAGAAGCCCCTCTCCTCCTTCACCTCCCCCTCCCCTGCCGCCGCTCCCCCCACCGCCTCCGCCGTCGCCGCCAAGAAGCCcaagaagaagaacaacaaCGTCTGGACCAAATCCACCTCCCGGAAGGGCAAGAAGAAGAGCAAGGCCATCACCCACGCCGGCCCCGAGGACACCGTCCTCATGACCCCCATGCCCCGCTTCCCCGACAAGTCCGACGATTCCTCCGAGGCTAAGATCTGCCTCTCCCGCGTCTACAAGGCCGAGAAGGTCGAGCTCAGCGATGACCGCCTCTCCGCCGGCAGCACCAAGGGCTACCGCATGGTCCGTGCCACCCGAGGAGTCATGGAGGGTGCCTGGTACTTCGAGATCAAGGTGGTGAGGCTCGGGGAGACGGGGCACACCAGGCTCGGTTGGACCATGGAGAAGGGGGACCTCCAGGCCCCCGTGGGGTACGACGGGAATAGCTTCGGTTACAGGGATATGGATGGGACTAAGATTCACAAGGCCCTGAGGGAGAAGTATGGAGAGGAAGGGTACGGTGAGGGGGATGTGATTGGGTTCTACATTAACCTTCCCGATGGAGCTTCGTATGCTCCAAAGCCGCCGCATTTGATTTGGTACAAGGGACAGAGATATGTCTACTCGGCGGATGGGAAGGATGAACCTCCCAAAGTTATTCCTG GCAGTGAGATATCCTTCTTCAAGAATGGAGTATGTCAAGGGGTTGCCTTTGCGGACCTGTTTGGTGGAAGATACTACCCTGCCGCTTCTATGTACACACTCCCTAACCAACCTAACTGTGAAGTAAGATTTAATTTTGGGCCTGATTTTGAGTTCTTTCCTCAAGATTTTGGTGAACGACCGATACCACACCCTATGATTGAGGTTCCTTATCACGGATATGATGGTAAGATTGAAGGTCCTATGGAGAATGGTGTTGCAGAAAAAACAAATTAA